The genomic region AAACGTTCCTAGGGTCAGCACGATGATGGGCTCGACGAGCGCCACGAGACGGCGCATTCCCGTGTCGACCTCGAAATCCAGGCTGTCGGAGACTCGTTCGAGCATCCGGGGAAGGTTGCCGGTTTCTTCCCCAACGGCGACCATGTGCGTGAGCACGGGCGGAAACGCGCCGGCGTCGCGCATCGCTTCAGCGATCGGCCGGCCGGCGCGCACTTCTTCCTCAACGAGAAGCGCGCTGCGCTGAAACACTTTGTTGCTGGCGGATAGCCCCGCGATTTGCAGCGCCTCCAGGATCGGCACGCCGCCATGGACCAGGGTCCCAAGAACGCGGCTGAAACGCGAAACCGTTCCCTTCTGGATGACGGAGCCGATGATGGGCGCATTCAGCAGAAACTTATCGCGCGAATACGCGCCCGCCGGCGTCAGCAGCCACAGGCGCAGGCCGACGATCAGACCGATCGTCACGGTCACAAGAATGACCCAGTAATGCGTGGCGAAGTCCACGCCGCCAAGCAGCATCTTGGTCGTAAGGGGAAGGTCCGTCCCCATATCTTTGAAGACGGGAGACAGCTTCGGCAGCACGAAAGTGACGAGAAAGATGACGACGAACAGCGAGGTGGACGCCAGTACGGCGGGATACACCAGGGCGCCGACGATTTGGCCGCGCCGCATGACATCCGATTCTTGGTACTCCGCGAGCCGCGCCGCGACATCCCCGAACTGGCCGCTCGCCTCGCCGGCGCGCAGCGTTTCGGTAAAGATCGCGTTGAAATATTTCGGGTGCTTCGACAGCGCCTGACTGACCGACATGCCGGAGCGGACATCCTCCAGCGCTTCCTCGGCGACCCGCTTCAGCGTGAGGCTCTCGGACTGTTCGATCACGACTTGCAGCACGCGGTCCAGAGGCAGGCCGGCGGAGGAAAGGTCCGCGAGACGGCGCGTGAACAGCGCCAGATCCTGTCGGGACGGCGCCTTGCGGCTGCCGGTCGCGATGGGGGACGCGCCGCCGGCGCTGGACGCCTCGCGGATATCCAGCACGAAGCGCCCTTCGGCGGCAAGCCGCGCGATCGCCGCGTCCCGGGTCTCCGCGTCGACCGATCCGCTGCGCCGGGCGCCGGCCGCATCCATCGCGGTGTAATCGTAAGTCAACTGAGCCATTTAGACTGTTTCCCGCCGGCAGACGCGCAGGACTTCCTCGGGCGTCGTTTTGCCTTCGAGCACCGCAATCACGCCGTCGCCCAGCAGAGTCCGCATGCCGTGCGTTTGAACGGCGTGATCCTTCATATCGTTGGAGCTGGAGCGGGCGACGGTCAGCCGCCGAATCGTTTCGTCAATCGTGAACAGCTCGTACAAACCGACGCGTCCTTTGTAGCCGCTGTGCTGGCACCGGTCGCAGCCGCGTCCGCGCCGGAACGGCGCCGCGCCGACCCACTCATTGCCCGTCAAGCCCAGCGCTTCGAGCATTTCCGGCTTGGGGGAATCCGGCTCGCTGCAAAAGACGCAGTTGCGGCGAACCAGGCGCTGGGCGATGGCGCCGATCAGCGAAGAAGCCACGAGATAGGGCTCGACGCCCATGTCCAAAAGCCGGGTAACGGCGCCGGGCGCGTCGTTGGTGTGCAGAGTGCTGAAGACCAGGTGTCCCGTCAGCGCCGCGTTGATCGCGATGTCCGCCGTTTCCTGGTCGCGGATCTCTCCGACCATGATCACGTCCGGGTCCTGGCGGACGATCGAGCGCAGGCCGTTCGCGAAGGTCAGGCCGATGGCGGGCCGGATCGGGATCTGCCCGATTCCGGGCAGCTGATACTCGACCGGGTCCTCGACCGTCAGGATATTCGTGGTCGGCGACCAGATCTCGCGCAGCGACGCATAGAGCGAGGTGGATTTTCCGGAACCCGTCGGCCCCGTCGCCAGAATGACGCCGTAGGGCAGACTGATCATCTGGCGGTACTTCGCCAGCGTGTCGGACCGCATGCCGAGCTCTTCCAGACCAAGCATCGCCGTGTTCTTGTCCAGAATACGCATGACGGCGCGCTCGCCATAGACGGTGGGAACGATGCTGACGCGGACGTCGATCGGCCGTCCGGCGATCACGATCTTGATACGCCCGTCCTGGGGCAATCGGCGCTCGGCGATGTTCATTTCGCCCAGGATCTTGATTCGCGAGATAATCGCCGCGTGCATACGCTTTGGCGGCGTCATCACTTCGCGAAGCATGCCGTCCACACGGTATCGGACATGCACGTCCCGGTCGTAGGGCTCCACATGGATGTCGCTCGCGCTGTCCCGCACGGCCTGCGCGAAGATCAAATTGACCATCTGGATGACGGCGGTTTCGCCCGCCATCTTTTGCAGGTCGGCAAGGTCCGTCGTCTCGTCCGCATCGAGCAGCGTCGATCCGTCGGATTCGCCGGGCAGGCCCGCGAGAATGCGCTCTAAAAAGATCTCCTCGATCTTCTCGCGCACAAAGGCCGGCGACGCCAGCACTGCGCGGGTAGGCATCCGGATCAGCAGGCCAAGCTCGTCCACCGCGACCAGCGCCTCGGGCGCGCCGATCGCCGCCACGAGAACGCCGTTTTCCACCGCGAGCGGCAGCACCTGATTTTTCAAGGCAAAGTCGCCCGGAGAAAGCTGAATGGCTTCTTCGGTCGGCTTGACGATCTCAAGATCCACCCATTCAAAACCGTCCTTCAAAACGGCGTGATTGGGGATCGAGATGGATTCGGTAGGGATTGAAATCGACATAAGAATTACTCAACGAGGTTAGACGTTTCGCCGCTCCACATGTTCAGACGCATTTTCTACGCCGCCGTTACAGCCTCGCCCAAATCTTTTGAATTGGGCGAAGCGTATCTCATTGGTTGACTATGATATGATAACGGGCGAAGATGAAAATGGTATGAAGAAGGCGCGCAGCTTTTCGCCGGCGTCCTCCAGCCACGCGGGATCCCACGCCGCGCCGGCGTCCAGCATCGCCCGCAGCGTGTCCTCGAACGCCTCCCACGGTCGTTCCTGGTTATTGTTCGCCCCATGGATCGCCCACTGCATCGGCGTCGTCCCAAAGTCGGCGCCGACGCTTTCCAGCGCCGCGCCGCGCGCCGTGAGCAGCCGGACGACATCGGCGTGCGCCCGCCAGCAAGCCCAGTGCAGCGCCGTCGCATGGTTAGCCCCGCGCGAATCCGGCGAAACCCCCAGGTCCAGCAGCGCCCGAACGGCCTCAATCCGCCCATGCTCCGCCGATTCGGCCAGCAGCGCCGGGCTTTGCTGGAGAACTTTGGCCGCCTGATCGGGATCGGTCTGGCGCAGCGCGCTGAGAACGGAGAGATCGCCGAGCGCAAGCGCCGCGATGATCCGATCCTCCTCCGTGAGAGCCGAGTTCGCCCCCCGCGATTCCAGCAAGGCGGCAATCTCCGTCTGCCCCGTAAGCGCCGCCTGGCGAAACGGCGTCCAGCCCTCGGCGCTCCGCGCTTCCATATCCGCGCCATACTCCACGAGCAGCCCGATGCAATCCGGACCGCGCCGCCGCAGGATCGCCCAGTGCAGGCTGTTTCCGCCCGTTGGCGAGCTTCGATTGGGATCCGCCCCATGGCTTAAGAACAGGCGCAGCCCCTCCGAATCCTCATAGTCCAACTGATGCGCCAGCGCGTTCGTGGCGTTGGGATCCGCCCCGCGCCGCAGCAGCAGCGCCGTGCATTCGTTGGCGGCTTGCTCCACCGAATGGTAGAGCGATTCATTGTCATTGGGATTGGCGCCCGCATCCAGCAGCATCTCCGCAAGCTCGGCGTCGTGCAGGACGCCCGCCGCGCCGTACAGGGCGCTCAGCGGAAAATCCTCAAACGGCGCCTCGCGATACGACGCATTCGGGTCCGCGCCCGCGTCGATCAACAACTTCACCGACGCCAGTAAGTGCGGCCGCCGCTCGGCGTCCTGAAAGAAACGGGAGAACACGGCGTAGAGCAGCGGGAGACGCTGTCGCGGTCCGCCGGCGGCGTTCGCCAAACCGCCCTCACGCGCGAGGAATCCACGCAGCGCGTCCGCATCGCCATAGGCCGCCGCCGAATAAATGGAGAATTTCGCAAGCTCCGGCGTATCGTCCAGCAGCGCGCGCGCCTTCGCAAGCTTGCCTGCAATCGCCGCCTCGACAAACGCGTCCGCCTTCGCGCCGAGATCCATCTGCGCGGATTGCAGCGCCACGACGAGTCGCGGCCAGCTGGGAAAACCATGCTCCCGCGCCAGCACAAGCTGCGCGTCCGTGAGTTTGGGAATGCGATTTGGAGAATTTCGAAACTGTGGATGGTGCGTGTGAAAGCGCTCCCGCGCCTCCAAAGAGCTGGCCTGCGCGGCCCGAAGCAATTCCTTCGCCTGCGTGCGAAGCCGCGCCAGATCGGCGACGGTGAGTGTGGACGTGTGAGAAGACATACGAACTCCCTTAACGCCTGCGTGTCCGCATGGTCAGGCTGAAAGAGGTTCGTCGGAACGAAACCCGGTCAAGTGCTGGGGCGGGCTCGGCCCTTTCCGCGGATTGGATGCGCCCCCAAGCGCAGAGAGAGTTTACCATGGACGGGGCGCCGCGTCAACTGGGAATTCCTTCTCGGCTGTTTGAACCGTCTGGATTACTGATCGGCGTCGCGCTG from Capsulimonas corticalis harbors:
- a CDS encoding GspE/PulE family protein, which encodes MSISIPTESISIPNHAVLKDGFEWVDLEIVKPTEEAIQLSPGDFALKNQVLPLAVENGVLVAAIGAPEALVAVDELGLLIRMPTRAVLASPAFVREKIEEIFLERILAGLPGESDGSTLLDADETTDLADLQKMAGETAVIQMVNLIFAQAVRDSASDIHVEPYDRDVHVRYRVDGMLREVMTPPKRMHAAIISRIKILGEMNIAERRLPQDGRIKIVIAGRPIDVRVSIVPTVYGERAVMRILDKNTAMLGLEELGMRSDTLAKYRQMISLPYGVILATGPTGSGKSTSLYASLREIWSPTTNILTVEDPVEYQLPGIGQIPIRPAIGLTFANGLRSIVRQDPDVIMVGEIRDQETADIAINAALTGHLVFSTLHTNDAPGAVTRLLDMGVEPYLVASSLIGAIAQRLVRRNCVFCSEPDSPKPEMLEALGLTGNEWVGAAPFRRGRGCDRCQHSGYKGRVGLYELFTIDETIRRLTVARSSSNDMKDHAVQTHGMRTLLGDGVIAVLEGKTTPEEVLRVCRRETV
- a CDS encoding type II secretion system F family protein, producing MAQLTYDYTAMDAAGARRSGSVDAETRDAAIARLAAEGRFVLDIREASSAGGASPIATGSRKAPSRQDLALFTRRLADLSSAGLPLDRVLQVVIEQSESLTLKRVAEEALEDVRSGMSVSQALSKHPKYFNAIFTETLRAGEASGQFGDVAARLAEYQESDVMRRGQIVGALVYPAVLASTSLFVVIFLVTFVLPKLSPVFKDMGTDLPLTTKMLLGGVDFATHYWVILVTVTIGLIVGLRLWLLTPAGAYSRDKFLLNAPIIGSVIQKGTVSRFSRVLGTLVHGGVPILEALQIAGLSASNKVFQRSALLVEEEVRAGRPIAEAMRDAGAFPPVLTHMVAVGEETGNLPRMLERVSDSLDFEVDTGMRRLVALVEPIIVLTLGTFVGFVVLSVLLPIFEAQNLVK
- a CDS encoding ankyrin repeat domain-containing protein — encoded protein: MSSHTSTLTVADLARLRTQAKELLRAAQASSLEARERFHTHHPQFRNSPNRIPKLTDAQLVLAREHGFPSWPRLVVALQSAQMDLGAKADAFVEAAIAGKLAKARALLDDTPELAKFSIYSAAAYGDADALRGFLAREGGLANAAGGPRQRLPLLYAVFSRFFQDAERRPHLLASVKLLIDAGADPNASYREAPFEDFPLSALYGAAGVLHDAELAEMLLDAGANPNDNESLYHSVEQAANECTALLLRRGADPNATNALAHQLDYEDSEGLRLFLSHGADPNRSSPTGGNSLHWAILRRRGPDCIGLLVEYGADMEARSAEGWTPFRQAALTGQTEIAALLESRGANSALTEEDRIIAALALGDLSVLSALRQTDPDQAAKVLQQSPALLAESAEHGRIEAVRALLDLGVSPDSRGANHATALHWACWRAHADVVRLLTARGAALESVGADFGTTPMQWAIHGANNNQERPWEAFEDTLRAMLDAGAAWDPAWLEDAGEKLRAFFIPFSSSPVIIS